A section of the Deinococcus reticulitermitis genome encodes:
- a CDS encoding IS6 family transposase — protein MQDRKPYRHRFPLSIIGYALWLYHRFPLSQRDVQELLFQRGMVVSHETLRQWNIKFAPLLTEELRHREPRRGSRWSLDEVCVKVGGVTHWLWRAVDEYGAVLDILLQPHRDTQAARTFFTRLLGEYDAPEVIHTDKLWSYGAAIRELRVLHLVEHVQVTSALRCNNLIEQSHRPTRRQERQQLGFKRRQRTQEFLALHARVSNLHQHTRTTIPTSARRSNLTNALRIWGETVQRAA, from the coding sequence GTGCAGGACCGGAAGCCCTACCGCCACCGTTTTCCTCTGAGCATCATCGGCTACGCCCTATGGCTGTATCACCGCTTCCCGCTCAGCCAGCGAGACGTGCAAGAATTGCTGTTTCAACGCGGGATGGTCGTCAGTCACGAAACCCTGCGCCAATGGAACATCAAGTTCGCCCCTCTGCTCACCGAAGAACTGCGTCACCGGGAACCCCGACGGGGTTCCCGGTGGTCCTTGGACGAGGTGTGCGTGAAGGTCGGAGGGGTCACCCATTGGCTATGGCGGGCGGTGGACGAGTACGGCGCTGTGCTCGACATCCTGCTTCAGCCGCACCGGGACACGCAGGCGGCCCGCACCTTCTTTACCCGGCTGCTTGGTGAGTACGACGCCCCCGAGGTCATCCACACCGACAAGCTGTGGAGCTACGGTGCGGCCATCCGGGAACTTCGCGTGCTCCACCTTGTGGAGCACGTCCAAGTCACCTCAGCTTTACGGTGTAACAATCTGATCGAGCAGTCACACCGCCCCACCCGACGACAGGAACGACAACAACTAGGGTTCAAGCGACGACAACGGACCCAGGAGTTCCTCGCCCTGCACGCCCGCGTCTCGAACCTTCACCAGCACACCCGAACCACCATACCCACCTCAGCAAGGCGAAGCAATTTGACGAACGCGCTGCGGATCTGGGGTGAGACCGTGCAGCGGGCCGCCTGA